One region of Drosophila kikkawai strain 14028-0561.14 chromosome 2R, DkikHiC1v2, whole genome shotgun sequence genomic DNA includes:
- the EndoB gene encoding endophilin-B1 isoform X2 yields MNINLPNFNVKNLVKEAGSTISRVVQLTEEKLGTTERTEYDLHFQNLAERADVTKTWTEKLVRDTESVLIPNPQNRVEDFIFEKIEKSKPKRLSNLEHLALDMIEAGGDFGQDLPYGQALIKAGQAEQKLGQCEHDFIATSGICFTQPLRKFLDGEMKTIGKERGILESKRLDLDACKNRVKKARSMLGQQSAERDLRVAQAEFDRQSEITKLLLDGISTSQASHLRHLHAFIQTQVRYYKQCGDVMEQLQRELAKLSLWPNARRLTRTICTESRA; encoded by the exons ATGAACATAAATCTGCCAAATTTCAACGTAAAGAACCTTGTGAAGGAAGCGGGCAGCACGATTTCGCGTGTGGTGCAG CTCACGGAGGAGAAGCTGGGCACCACGGAGCGCACAGAGTACGACTTGCACTTCCAGAATCTCGCCGAGCGGGCGGATGTGACCAAGACCTGGACGGAGAAGTTGGTGCGTGACACCGAATCGGTGCTGATACCCAATCCCCAGAATCGCGTCGAGGACTTTATCTTCGAGAAGATCGAGAAGTCCAAGCCCAAGCGTCTGAGCAATCTGGAGCACTTGGCCTTGGATATGATCGAGGCAGGCGGTGACTTTGGACAGGACTTGCCCTACGGCCAGGCGCTGATCAAGGCCGGCCAGGCGGAGCAGAAGCTGGGCCAGTGCGAGCACGACTTCATTGCCACCTCGGGCATCTGTTTCACCCAGCCGCTGCGCAAGTTCCTGGACGGCGAGATGAAGACGATTGGCAAGGAGCGGGGCATTCTCGAGTCCAAGCGGCTGGACCTCGATGCCTGCAAGAATCGTGTGAAAAAGGCGCGCAGCATGCTAGGACAGCAGTCG GCGGAGCGCGACTTGCGGGTGGCCCAGGCCGAGTTCGACCGGCAGTCGGAGATCACAAAGCTGCTGCTGGACGGGATCAGCACGTCGCAAGCGTCGCATCTACGCCACCTGCATGCCTTCATCCAGACACAGGTGCGCTACTACAAGCAGTGTGGCGATGTcatggagcagctgcagcgcGAGCTGGCCAA GTTATCTTTGTGGCCGAATGCTCGCCGGTTAACGAGGACTATATGTACGGAAAGCAGGGCCTGA
- the EndoB gene encoding endophilin-B1 isoform X1: MNINLPNFNVKNLVKEAGSTISRVVQLTEEKLGTTERTEYDLHFQNLAERADVTKTWTEKLVRDTESVLIPNPQNRVEDFIFEKIEKSKPKRLSNLEHLALDMIEAGGDFGQDLPYGQALIKAGQAEQKLGQCEHDFIATSGICFTQPLRKFLDGEMKTIGKERGILESKRLDLDACKNRVKKARSMLGQQSAERDLRVAQAEFDRQSEITKLLLDGISTSQASHLRHLHAFIQTQVRYYKQCGDVMEQLQRELANLGGPTPYIPLDLNEASAGSRSGSSSGPTGRGPGHNNAANAVSSGHRPSQPLHVSSDQMQRARVLCSYDAKDHTELNLSANEVIFVAECSPVNEDYMYGKQGLMKGLVPRAFVEMLDEEHDVTL, from the exons ATGAACATAAATCTGCCAAATTTCAACGTAAAGAACCTTGTGAAGGAAGCGGGCAGCACGATTTCGCGTGTGGTGCAG CTCACGGAGGAGAAGCTGGGCACCACGGAGCGCACAGAGTACGACTTGCACTTCCAGAATCTCGCCGAGCGGGCGGATGTGACCAAGACCTGGACGGAGAAGTTGGTGCGTGACACCGAATCGGTGCTGATACCCAATCCCCAGAATCGCGTCGAGGACTTTATCTTCGAGAAGATCGAGAAGTCCAAGCCCAAGCGTCTGAGCAATCTGGAGCACTTGGCCTTGGATATGATCGAGGCAGGCGGTGACTTTGGACAGGACTTGCCCTACGGCCAGGCGCTGATCAAGGCCGGCCAGGCGGAGCAGAAGCTGGGCCAGTGCGAGCACGACTTCATTGCCACCTCGGGCATCTGTTTCACCCAGCCGCTGCGCAAGTTCCTGGACGGCGAGATGAAGACGATTGGCAAGGAGCGGGGCATTCTCGAGTCCAAGCGGCTGGACCTCGATGCCTGCAAGAATCGTGTGAAAAAGGCGCGCAGCATGCTAGGACAGCAGTCG GCGGAGCGCGACTTGCGGGTGGCCCAGGCCGAGTTCGACCGGCAGTCGGAGATCACAAAGCTGCTGCTGGACGGGATCAGCACGTCGCAAGCGTCGCATCTACGCCACCTGCATGCCTTCATCCAGACACAGGTGCGCTACTACAAGCAGTGTGGCGATGTcatggagcagctgcagcgcGAGCTGGCCAA CTTGGGAGGCCCCACACCGTACATTCCGCTCGATCTCAACGAGGCCAGTGCCGGCAGCAGGTCAGGCAGCTCAAGCGGCCCCACCGGTCGCGGTCCCGGCCACAACAACGCCGCCAATGCGGTCTCATCGGGCCACAGGCCCAGCCAGCCCTTGCACGTCAGCTCGGACCAGATGCAGCGGGCACGCGTCCTCTGCTCGTACGATGCCAAGGATCACACGGAGCTCAATTTGAGTGCGAATGAG GTTATCTTTGTGGCCGAATGCTCGCCGGTTAACGAGGACTATATGTACGGAAAGCAGGGCCTGATGAAGGGCCTGGTGCCGCGGGCCTTTGTGGAAATGCTGGACGAGGAGCACGATGTCACCCTCTAA
- the EndoB gene encoding endophilin-B1 isoform X3, translating to MNINLPNFNVKNLVKEAGSTISRVVQLTEEKLGTTERTEYDLHFQNLAERADVTKTWTEKLVRDTESVLIPNPQNRVEDFIFEKIEKSKPKRLSNLEHLALDMIEAGGDFGQDLPYGQALIKAGQAEQKLGQCEHDFIATSGICFTQPLRKFLDGEMKTIGKERGILESKRLDLDACKNRVKKARSMLGQQSAERDLRVAQAEFDRQSEITKLLLDGISTSQASHLRHLHAFIQTQVRYYKQCGDVMEQLQRELAKMQHPKPRLRINSEDVDCGPPSSVSLHSCDSDSVVGPALDSEAADPAHDLSLENLLEDFHIEFDTSAVSTVIFVAECSPVNEDYMYGKQGLMKGLVPRAFVEMLDEEHDVTL from the exons ATGAACATAAATCTGCCAAATTTCAACGTAAAGAACCTTGTGAAGGAAGCGGGCAGCACGATTTCGCGTGTGGTGCAG CTCACGGAGGAGAAGCTGGGCACCACGGAGCGCACAGAGTACGACTTGCACTTCCAGAATCTCGCCGAGCGGGCGGATGTGACCAAGACCTGGACGGAGAAGTTGGTGCGTGACACCGAATCGGTGCTGATACCCAATCCCCAGAATCGCGTCGAGGACTTTATCTTCGAGAAGATCGAGAAGTCCAAGCCCAAGCGTCTGAGCAATCTGGAGCACTTGGCCTTGGATATGATCGAGGCAGGCGGTGACTTTGGACAGGACTTGCCCTACGGCCAGGCGCTGATCAAGGCCGGCCAGGCGGAGCAGAAGCTGGGCCAGTGCGAGCACGACTTCATTGCCACCTCGGGCATCTGTTTCACCCAGCCGCTGCGCAAGTTCCTGGACGGCGAGATGAAGACGATTGGCAAGGAGCGGGGCATTCTCGAGTCCAAGCGGCTGGACCTCGATGCCTGCAAGAATCGTGTGAAAAAGGCGCGCAGCATGCTAGGACAGCAGTCG GCGGAGCGCGACTTGCGGGTGGCCCAGGCCGAGTTCGACCGGCAGTCGGAGATCACAAAGCTGCTGCTGGACGGGATCAGCACGTCGCAAGCGTCGCATCTACGCCACCTGCATGCCTTCATCCAGACACAGGTGCGCTACTACAAGCAGTGTGGCGATGTcatggagcagctgcagcgcGAGCTGGCCAA GATGCAGCATCCGAAGCCACGCCTGCGCATCAATAGCGAAGACGTGGATTGTGGGCCTCCCAGCTCTGTGTCGCTGCACTCCTGTGATTCCGATTCCGTAGTGGGCCCAGCCCTAGATAGCGAAGCAGCAGATCCCGCTCACGATCTGTCCCTAGAGAACCTGCTGGAAGACTTTCACATAGAATTCGACACGAGTGCCGTCTCCACA GTTATCTTTGTGGCCGAATGCTCGCCGGTTAACGAGGACTATATGTACGGAAAGCAGGGCCTGATGAAGGGCCTGGTGCCGCGGGCCTTTGTGGAAATGCTGGACGAGGAGCACGATGTCACCCTCTAA
- the Hen1 gene encoding small RNA 2'-O-methyltransferase isoform X1 translates to MFSYKFPCGDFQTLTTMTEDNFVFDPPVYEQRYCAAIQILEDPRWTQQIKKVVEFGCAEMRLFHLMRRIETIETIVLVDIDEPLLKKTCTAINPLVADYLRHRAGPLRAEIWQGSIADSSEELQDTDAVIALELIEHVYDDVLSKIPSNVFGFMQPKVVVFSTPNSDFNVVFTRFKPLLPNGFRHEDHKFEWTREEFKTWCMGIVEQYPNYVFSLLGVGNPPKDMESVGHVSQIAIFVRKDILEMPLVNPLSVLPKPYTEDSGSYKLIHAVDYPFYVDSRTEKEKIWDEVQCELQRFKRIANSAEIEQEIYTDIIKMPIAHLLERLQITGATEEILKTVLQEKSLKIEDDCVIIEDSEESGESEPYDLSDHFSQEAVLSDRDEEEEWDLANN, encoded by the exons ATGTTTTCGTACAAGTTCCCCTGCGGGGATTTCCAAACCTTGACAACCATGACTGAGGACAACTTTGTTTTCGATCCGCCGGTGTACGAGCAACGTTACTGTGCCGCCATCCAGATCCTGGAGGACCCACGCTGGACGCAGCAGATCAAGAAGGTGGTGGAGTTCGGATGTGCGGAGATGCGCCTTTTCCACCTAATGCGCCGCATCGAGACGATAGAAACCATTGTGCTG GTGGATATTGACGAgcctttattaaaaaaaacctgcACTGCAATCAATCCGTTGGTCGCCGACTATTTAAGGCATCGTGCTGGTCCTTTGCGAGCTGAGATCTGGCAGGGAAGCATTGCGGATTCTTCGGAGGAACTGCAGGACACAGATGCAGTTATTGCCCTGGAACT CATTGAACACGTTTACGACGATGTGTTGTCAAAGATTCCATCAAATGTCTTTGGTTTTATGCAGCCAAAAGTGGTCGTTTTCAGCACACCCAACTCCGACTTTAACGTGGTCTTTACCCGTTTCAAACCTCTTCTACCGAATGGATTCCGTCACGAGGACCACAAGTTCGAGTGGACGCGGGAGGAATTTAAGACTTGGTGCATGGGAATCGTAGAGCAATACCCAAACTATGTGTTCTCTCTGCTGGGAGTGGGCAATCCGCCCAAGGATATGGAATCCGTGGGTCATGTATCGCAGATAGCGATATTCGTCCGTAAAGATATTCTGGAAATGCCGTTGGTGAATCCATTGAGTGTGCTACCAAAACCTTACACAGAGGACTCGGGTTCTTATAAGCTAATCCACGCCGTCGATTATCCTTTCTATGTGGATTCCAGAACCGAAAAGGAAAAGATCTGGGATGAAGTCCAGTGCGAACTGCAGCGTTTCAAGAGGATTGCAAATAGTGCTGAAATTGAACAAGAAATCTACACagacatcattaaaatgccaaTAGCACACCTCTTGGAAAGATTACAGATTACAGGAGCCACTGAAGAAATACTCAAGACAGTGCTCCAGGAGAAATCTTTGAAAATAGAGGATGATTGCGTTATAATAGAGGACTCGGAGGAGTCAGGCGAGTCGGAGCCCTACGACTTGTCCGATCACTTCTCCCAGGAGGCTGTATTATCTGATCGAGATGAAGAAGAGGAGTGGGACTTggcaaacaattaa
- the bsd gene encoding uncharacterized protein bsd, with translation MGKRLQLERPPTDRSARKRKRSAIKAAAKCPRLSGGSNSANGFDFHENDDEESSSSSGSAGCGDGATSMDVVVTPTLMHTPQARSLLLTGASFASDQNNSSATESPRPVYTLRPSVVNGTILRDLLSKAWRLGRPIGKGNFGEIFLASDDTVCPASSDTAKYVVKIEPHSNGPLFVEIHCLINTSRAKEISDGAEEAGANLPVPQTHGLSQGPPSGIPSYIASGTHFFGDARYRFLVLPRFDRDLHSLIKNSRVQQKSLLVLAIHILNVLENLHDKGYCHNDIKAQNLMVSKCKYLKRQAIPKGKGNGYDEHYEEKQQTTDSGNSSEQETNDDEYYLKSEKFALKRIADIDRDDDEDEDFDDGATSNSNNSNSLDNYHTPVNKKRRGRNPVEFSGSNPVRSCRRDKRNSMYEEMVKSHYLRPTKRISYREEFNEQGDPIKASEQNSDEEPPESSDNDSEEFIPPSLVQVRRSTIKRGRGSQAASAKKCSVSTRSTRHQEKQKMVSSGDYKTRGSRVSKHLDPNPTEYQFLPVEEEHVFLIDFGLASKYQDRGVHRPFIMDQRRAHDGTLEFTSRDAHLGAHSRRSDLECLGYNLVYWSEGYLPWKDVAQQQQQEKVHRAKELFMTDVPEMLRQFYGKQVPKYLGEFLQQIGQLAYQERPSYERYRKIFLREYQRLGFDASQMRLSSEEIQRTCVSIKDEVDGNKCDIFELNNKIPLNVMRNSALSTPFQEHSLTNRVSPKNLRSKSNKKTAKKKFSWAEVLSQDPDQIARERAVKEFEREESICPLQSRLPKRYEGKPTYAILAVEQSRRDKGLVVQEHNQNEDEDEDEEEEDEDEEEEEEEENLEAQGDEEEDDEEEEEDEEEAIDSVDGEDEADGARASESDCSDHSEQAKRGRPKGKARKQPAKSNRVGRPPKNPGAMRLATTTGAAVSKNRSTPLSAVASNKRGCATRKENGTGTVCASATGEGERKLKLKPSRSAENLEKQQPPQQQRKKRQTTRRCLYKTESHLGGGHDVENNASLLDVQNLYGEYDDENSYGKGRNVHSSRHCRK, from the exons ATGGGCAAGCGCCTTCAACTGGAACGCCCGCCCACGGACCGCAGTGCTCGCAAGCGCAAGCGGTCGGCTATCAAGGCCGCCGCAAAGTGCCCGCGCCTAAGCGGCGGATCGAACAGCGCAAATGGCTTCGATTTTCATGAGAACGATGACGAGGAgtcctcatcctcgtcggGCTCGGCAGGTTGCGGCGACGGTGCCACCAGCATGGATGTGGTCGTCACCCCTACACTGATGCATACACCACAGGCACGCAGTCTGCTTCTTACCGGCGCCAGCTTTGCCAGCGACCAAAACAACTCGAGCGCCACGGAGTCGCCGCGTCCAGTTTACACACTCCGGCCTTCGGTGGTGAATGGCACCATCCTGCGAGATCTGCTTTCAAAGGCCTGGCGCTTGGGAAGACCCATAG GCAAAGGCAACTTTGGCGAAATCTTCTTGGCCTCGGACGACACAGTCTGCCCGGCTAGCTCGGATACCGCCAAGTATGTAGTCAAGATTGAGCCGCACTCCAATGGACCCCTTTTCGTAGAGATCCACTGTCTGATCAACACCTCCCGAGCAAAGG AAATATCCGATGGCGCGGAGGAAGCTGGCGCCAACCTACCGGTCCCACAGACCCATGGCCTCAGCCAGGGTCCGCCTAGCGGGATACCCAGCTACATTGCCTCGGGTACGCACTTCTTCGGAGATGCCCGCTATCGCTTCCTGGTGCTGCCCCGCTTCGATCGCGACCTACACTCGCTGATCAAGAACTCGCGGGTGCAGCAAAAGTCCCTGCTAGTGCTCGCCATTCACATCCTCAATGTGCTGGAGAATCTGCACGACAAGGGCTACTGCCACAACGACATCAAGGCCCAGAATCTGATGGTCTCCAAGTGCAAGTACCTCAAGAGGCAGGCGATTCCCAAGGGCAAGGGCAACGGTTACGATGAGCACTACGAGGAGAAGCAGCAGACCACGGACAGTGGCAACAGCTCGGAGCAGGAGACCAACGACGACGAGTACTACCTGAAGAGCGAGAAGTTTGCCCTGAAGCGGATAGCAGACATTGATcgggacgacgacgaggacgaggacttCGATGACGGCGCCACATcgaacagcaacaacagcaacagcctgGACAACTACCACACGCCGGTGAACAAGAAGCGACGCGGACGCAATCCGGTTGAGTTCAGTGGCTCGAATCCAGTGCGCTCGTGCCGCCGCGACAAGCGCAACTCCATGTACGAGGAGATGGTGAAGTCGCACTACTTGCGCCCCACCAAGCGCATCAGCTACCGCGAGGAGTTCAACGAGCAGGGCGATCCCATCAAGGCGAGCGAGCAGAACAGTGACGAAGAACCGCCCGAGTCGTCTGACAATGATTCGGAGGAGTTCATCCCGCCCTCATTGGTTCAAGTTCGTCGTTCAACCATCAAGCGAGGCAGAGGCTCTCAGGCTGCGAGTGCCAAGAAGTGTTCGGTGTCAACGCGGTCCACCCGGCATCAGGAGAAACAAAAGATGGTGTCCTCCGGCGACTACAAAACACGCGGAAGCCGGGTAAGCAAGCACTTGGACCCGAACCCCACAGAGTACCAGTTCTTGCCCGTCGAGGAGGAGCATGTATTCCTCATCGACTTTGGGCTGGCGTCTAAGTACCAGGATCGCGGTGTCCACCGCCCCTTTATCATGGACCAGCGGCGGGCGCACGACGGCACGCTGGAGTTTACGTCGCGCGACGCCCACCTCGGCGCCCACTCGCGACGCAGCGATCTAGAGTGCCTGGGCTACAACCTGGTGTACTGGTCGGAGGGCTACCTGCCCTGGAAGGACgtggcccagcagcagcagcaggagaaggTGCACCGGGCCAAGGAGCTGTTCATGACGGATGTGCCGGAGATGCTGCGCCAGTTCTACGGCAAGCAAGTTCCTAAGTATTTGGGCGAGTTCCTGCAGCAGATCGGTCAGCTGGCGTATCAGGAGCGACCCAGTTATGAGCGATACCGCAAGATATTCCTGCGTGAGTACCAGCGCCTCGGATTCGATGCTAGCCAGATGCGTCTGAGCAGCGAGGAGATCCAGCGCACCTGTGTCTCCATCAAGGACGAGGTGGACGGCAACAAGTGCGACATCTTCGAGCTGAACAACAAGATACCCCTGAATGTGATGCGCAACTCTGCGCTGAGCACTCCTTTCCAGGAGCACTCGCTCACGAATCGCGTCTCGCCCAAGAACCTGCGCTCCAAGTCCAATAAGAAGACGGCGAAAAAGAAGTTCTCCTGGGCGGAGGTGCTCTCCCAGGATCCAGATCAAATTGCGCGCGAACGTGCCGTCAAGGAGTTTGAGCGGGAGGAGTCCATCTGTCCCCTGCAATCGCGTCTTCCTAAGCGTTATGAGGGCAAGCCCACCTACGCCATACTGGCCGTAGAGCAGAGTCGTCGCGACAAGGGTTTGGTTGTTCAAGAGCATAATCAAAATGAAGACGAGGACGAAgacgaggaagaggaggatgaagatgaagaagaggaggaggaggaggagaatcTGGAGGCACAAGGTGATGAGGAAGAAGACgacgaagaggaggaggaggatgaggaagaGGCTATAGATAGCGTCGATGGCGAG GATGAAGCGGATGGTGCCAGAGCATCAGAGAGTGACTGCTCTGACCATTCCGAGCAAGCCAAGCGTGGTCGACCCAAGGGCAAGGCCCGCAAGCAGCCGGCTAAGAGCAATCGCGTGGGGCGACCACCCAAGAATCCGGGTGCCATGAGAttagccaccaccaccggagctgctgtgAGCAAGAACCGGTCAACGCCGCTATCGGCCGTGGCCAGTAACAAACGTGGCTGCGCCACACGCAAGGAGAACGGCACTGGCACTGTGTGTGCCTCCGCCACCGGCGAGGGCGAGcggaaactgaaactgaagccGAGCCGGTCGGCGGAGAATCTGGAGAAACAGCAgccaccacaacaacaacgtaAGAAGCGGCAGACGACACGCCGCTGTCTATATAAGACTGAATCGCATCTCGGCGGCGGGCACGATGTGGAGAACAATGCGAGCCTGCTGGACGTGCAAAACCTGTACGGCGAATATGACGATGAGAACAGCTACGGCAAGGGGCGCAATGTCCACTCGTCCAGGCATTGTCGCAAGTGA
- the Hen1 gene encoding small RNA 2'-O-methyltransferase isoform X2: MSVASRRTYIRTPEKKIDFAGRHWDTKEQNAPICIWLLRGLPQTTLFTCQSAAGAQSQIDFSVDIDEPLLKKTCTAINPLVADYLRHRAGPLRAEIWQGSIADSSEELQDTDAVIALELIEHVYDDVLSKIPSNVFGFMQPKVVVFSTPNSDFNVVFTRFKPLLPNGFRHEDHKFEWTREEFKTWCMGIVEQYPNYVFSLLGVGNPPKDMESVGHVSQIAIFVRKDILEMPLVNPLSVLPKPYTEDSGSYKLIHAVDYPFYVDSRTEKEKIWDEVQCELQRFKRIANSAEIEQEIYTDIIKMPIAHLLERLQITGATEEILKTVLQEKSLKIEDDCVIIEDSEESGESEPYDLSDHFSQEAVLSDRDEEEEWDLANN; this comes from the exons ATGTCTGTGGCAAGCAGACGGACATACATACGGActcccgaaaaaaaaatcgattttgcTGGCCGGCATTGGGACACAAAGGAGCAAAACGCTCCCATATGTATTTGGCTGCTCCGGGGGCTTCCCCAGACAACACTTTTCACGTGCCAATCGGCTGCTGGGGCACAAAGTCAAATTGATTTTTCA GTGGATATTGACGAgcctttattaaaaaaaacctgcACTGCAATCAATCCGTTGGTCGCCGACTATTTAAGGCATCGTGCTGGTCCTTTGCGAGCTGAGATCTGGCAGGGAAGCATTGCGGATTCTTCGGAGGAACTGCAGGACACAGATGCAGTTATTGCCCTGGAACT CATTGAACACGTTTACGACGATGTGTTGTCAAAGATTCCATCAAATGTCTTTGGTTTTATGCAGCCAAAAGTGGTCGTTTTCAGCACACCCAACTCCGACTTTAACGTGGTCTTTACCCGTTTCAAACCTCTTCTACCGAATGGATTCCGTCACGAGGACCACAAGTTCGAGTGGACGCGGGAGGAATTTAAGACTTGGTGCATGGGAATCGTAGAGCAATACCCAAACTATGTGTTCTCTCTGCTGGGAGTGGGCAATCCGCCCAAGGATATGGAATCCGTGGGTCATGTATCGCAGATAGCGATATTCGTCCGTAAAGATATTCTGGAAATGCCGTTGGTGAATCCATTGAGTGTGCTACCAAAACCTTACACAGAGGACTCGGGTTCTTATAAGCTAATCCACGCCGTCGATTATCCTTTCTATGTGGATTCCAGAACCGAAAAGGAAAAGATCTGGGATGAAGTCCAGTGCGAACTGCAGCGTTTCAAGAGGATTGCAAATAGTGCTGAAATTGAACAAGAAATCTACACagacatcattaaaatgccaaTAGCACACCTCTTGGAAAGATTACAGATTACAGGAGCCACTGAAGAAATACTCAAGACAGTGCTCCAGGAGAAATCTTTGAAAATAGAGGATGATTGCGTTATAATAGAGGACTCGGAGGAGTCAGGCGAGTCGGAGCCCTACGACTTGTCCGATCACTTCTCCCAGGAGGCTGTATTATCTGATCGAGATGAAGAAGAGGAGTGGGACTTggcaaacaattaa